ATTTTGGTTACTTTTCTCGAAGTTTCGAGGTAAATGTTAAATTGGTAGTTGTGTCGTAGTCATGGATCCGGAATAAATCCGGAGGTGATCCCAAGTGAGCTGAAGTTCATTTAAGCGATGAATCTTTGAGCTGTAAGTCTTATGTGATAGTCTGAGGGTCATGTGGAGATGTTGATTAGATGGTTTGTTTCGTTGCAGGTATATTTTATGTGTAGCCTTATGGAAGAGGGTTTTCCCCTGTTGACTCAAGAAGCGTCTAGGGTCAAGGTTTATTAAGAGTGTTAATATTGAGAGTAGTAGATATTGATAGATTGGTCAGCGTCTCTTCTCGGGATCGTATTGTGTTGGGACCACTCattgatccaagtttgatttgggagGTCTTCGCTATGTGGTTGTGTGTTCATCCGTTGGTGTCAGGATAATTAGTTGAAGTTTCTAGTGCGATTTCGAAGCGGGTTCTAGCGGTTATCGGAGAATtgtggagcttttgagctcgaaGTTAGAGGACTTGCCTTACGTGTGCTTTAAGTTATTTCTTCTGGAACTTGAGCTGAGTTTAgccatgagttttgatttttgcttgAATTCATGGTTTTCGTTGGTTGGTGATCCACAAGGTGTAGTAGTGGATGTTGTattaaaaatttatctttGCTTTTATGTTGTATTAAAAGTGTTTATTAAGTATGTGGGTAGTTGTCCTTTTCTTGTCTCTTGTgctaaatattttattctcaGGTAATTAACATGCCTCCTCGCTGAGCTCCTAGGCAGAATCATCCAGGGGGGATGATGAGGAAGCATAAAGCGGTTTTATGAATGCCATGGAGGATTTCTTTCAGCGTTTTAGCACTAGCATGGTCCCTGAGATAAATTATGATAAAGCTTACAAGAATGGTGCTAGAGCGTTTGGCCATGCTGTTGAGCCATTGGATGCTCAGAATTGGGTAGAGACCATTGAGAAAATGTTTATTCAGGTGAGGTGCCCAGAGGATAGGAAAGTGGGCTTGGCTACTCAGTTTTGGGAGAAGGAAGCTTGGCATTGGTGGCTTGATATGAGTAGAGGTATGGGTGAAGCTGCAGATCATATGTCTTGGGATCAGTTTATAGCTTTTTTAGAGAGCGCTATATTAGTCATGCTCATGTCAACCGAATGAGGGAGGAGTTCTTGAATCTACAGAAGGGTGATGACATGACAGTGATGGGTTTTGAGCAGCGATTTCGGGAGCTGTCCTATTATGTGCCGGATTTGGTGAAGACAGAGCAGGAGAAGATTTATCAGTTCACCAAGGGTCTTGGTGGTATTTATGCAAATAGGATGACAGTGGTGCCATATCAGTCATTTCACCAGGCCGTGACTTTTGCTCTGAATATTGAGGCCCAGGAGTTGGCAGCTGGTCGTCTTCGTGATTCTGGTGGTCATAGCCAGGGTTCATCAAGGAAATTGGCGTCCACCTCAGGTTCTGGATCATCTTCTGGTAGTGGACATGGTAGCAGTTCAAGTCTTGGCTCCGGTTTCAGAGGGAAGTTCAAGAAGCATGGTAGTAGACCCTTCAAGAATTTTATTGGGCGTCAGCTTAGGCGATTCAGGAGTGGATCGAGCAGTAGGAGTGGAACCTCTGGTGGTCAGTCTTTTCAGTCTGGATAGAGTCAGTTTCAGTCAGGGGGATGTTTTCAGTGTGGTCAGCTGGATCACTTCAAGAGGGATTGCCCTCTTCTGACTCAGGGCGCTGCATATGCTCCTACTCAGGCCATGGGTCAGACTTCAGCTGGTGGTTCTAGTAGCGGTTCACGCGCCATGGCTCCAGCTAGAGGCGGCTTTCAGCCGGGCAGAGGATAGAGAGGTCGTCCTGCCACTACTCATGCTAGGCTTCATGCCATGACTCAGCAGGAGGGACGTACCTCCCCGGATGTtatcattggtacgttgttAATTTTCGGTCATCCTGCTTTTATATTGATGGACCCTGGAGCGACGCGTTCCtttatgtctagtagattttcatttctcaccAATGTGCCATCTTCGCCACTTCCAGGCGAATGGCAGGTTTCCTTGCCCTCCGGTGATGTGATGAAGATAGATTGGGTATTTAGAGGTTGTGAAGTGTTGATAGAGGGTCTTAGTTTTGAAGTTGACTTGATTCCATTAGATattgtggagtttgatgtaatCTTGGGTATGGACTTTTTAGAGGCACATAGAgctatgattgattgtttccGGAAAGTTGTGGTGTTACGAAGTCCTGGAAAGCCTGAGGTTACATTTCAAGGGGAGCGGGATGTTGTTTcaagttgtttgatttcagcTGTCGCTGCTAGGAAATTGTTAAATAAAGGGTGTCAGGCTTATTTACCCATGTGGTGGATACTAGAAAGGGAGAGGTGAGAATGGAAGATATCCCTATAGTTAATGAGTTCCCTGATatttttccagatgagttgtctggtttgcctcctgtaAGGGAGATAGATTTTACAATCGAGCTACTTCCTGGAACGGTGCCTATTTCTCAAGCGCCTTATAGAATGGCACCTGCAGAATTAAAAGAGTTAAaaactcaattgcaggagttggtgaataagggttttattcagCCTAGTATGTCTCCTtggggtgctccagtgttATTTGTcatgaagaaagatggcaccatgagactatgtgTGGACTATAGGAAGTTGAACCAGGTTAcggtgaagaataaatatccttTGCCCCGCATTGATGATTTATtcgatcagttgaggggtgccatagtcttttcaaagattgatttgagatcaggatatcatcagttgcggattcGGGAAAGTGATATAGCCAAGACTTTTTTTCGATCacgttatggtcattatgagtttgtggtgatgccgtttggacttactaatgcacccgctgccttcatggatctcatgaatagggtgttccGTCCATATCTTGGCCATTTCGTGATTGTgttcatagatgacatcttgGTGTATTCAAAGAATTTGAAGCAGCATGCTAAGCATTTAAAGATGGTATTGTAGACTTTGAGGGAAGCTCAGTTATATGCAAAGCTTAGTAAATGCGAGTTTTGGttagataaagtggggttcttAGGCCATGTGGTTTCGGCAGAAGatgttagtgtggatccccaaaagatAGAAGCGGTGACAAATTGGAAGAGGCCTTCTAGTGTGATGGAGATCCGTAGTTTCTTAGGGTTAGCCGGTTATTATCGTCCTTTTGTCCAAGATTTCTCAAAGATTGCCGCTcctcttacaagattgaccaggaagggggttaagttCGAGTGGTCTGAGAAGTGTGAGCAGAGCTTTCAGGAGCTCAAGGATCATTTAACTAGTGCTCCAGTTCTAGCACTCCCCGATGATAGTGGGGAGTATGTGGCTTATTGCGATGCTTCTAGGCAGGGTTTGGATGGTGTATTGATGCATCATGAAAGAGTAATTGCTTatgcttctaggcaattgaagccgcatgaaGGGAATTACCCCACCCACAACCTAGAGCGTGCTGCAATGGTTTTTGCATTGAAATTATGGAGGCATTATCTCTATGGAGCCAAGTGCCAGATCTTCACCGACCATAAGAGccttcggtatgtgttcactcagagagaattaaatatgaggcaaagaaggtggatggagttgatCAAAGATTATGATTgtactattgagtatcatcctgaaaaagctaatgtagtagctgatgctcttagtcgcCATCCTTCTATGTCCTTAGCTTATTTGAGGACGGTTCGGGTTCCACTTCTTTATGAGTTGCAAGCTACAGGAGTGGAGTTGTCAGTGGATGAGATTGGTGCTTTGGTAGCCAGTTTCCATGTGAGGCcaattttgattgataaaGTGCATGAGGCtcagtataatgatccttccatagttcggTTGATACAAAGAGCACTTAATGGAACGGCAAGGGATTTTTCTGTTAGGAGAGATAGAGCCTTGTTGTTTAAAAACAGGCAATGTGTTCCGAAGAGGAATTTGGATTTGAAACAGGAGATAATtgaggaagctcatagttctGCTTATGCTGCACTTATGCTGCACATCCTGGTTGTACTAAAATGTACAGGATGTTGAAAGAtttttattggtggccaaataTGAAAAGGGAGATTGCCGCTTATGTAAGTAAGTGTttgatttgtcagcaagtcaaAGCTGATAGGCAGAAACCTTCTGGTCTGCTAGAGCCATTGCCTATTCCTAtatggaagtgggaccacattgccatggattttttttttagcttacctcgtacccgtgatggGCATGATGGTGTTTAGGTGATTGTGGATCGATTAACAAAGTCTGCACATTTTCTGCCAGTGGggaagaagtataaattgggTAAATTGGCAAaactttatgtgaatgaaattgtgagacTCCATGGGGTGCCTGAGTCTATAGTTTCGGATCGGGATCCCAGATTtgtttctaaattctggggagctttGCAGACAGCTTTGGGCACTCAATTGCACTTCAGCACAGCAatccgagaggactattcagaccaTGGAGGACATGTGCTTGATAGAATTTGTCCTTGATAGAATTTGCCTATAACAACAGTTTTCATTCTAGCATAGATATGACTCCCTTTGAAGCGTTTTATGGGCGGCAGTGTCGTACACCTCTATATTGGAATGAGGTGGGagaaaaacagttttgtggTCCAGAGATTATCCCGgatacgaatgagaagatcaaGATGATTAGAGATAGGCTCAAAGCGGCTCAAaataggcagaagagttatgcagataacCGCTTGAGGGACCTtgagtttcaagtgggtgatcgggtatttttgaaattatctccttggaaggGTGTAGTGCGTTTTGGTAAACGGGGAAAGCTtagcccgaggtatattggtCCTTATGAGATTGTAGAGCGGGTTGGCACAGTTACTTATCGATTGGAGCTACCTTCAGAGCTGTCCCGGATACATAGTGTTTTCCATGTGTCCATGCTACGCAAGTACATTGCCAATCCCTCTCATGTcttgcaagagcagccgataagtttgaagaaagatttgacctatgaagaggaaccggttcaaaTTCTTGATCggaaggagcaagtgcttaggaacaaaACGATTCCACTGGTTAAAGTTCTGTGGAGGAGTCATGAAATAGAGGAAGCCACTTGGGAACCGGAAGAGCAAATGAGACAACAATATCCTTATCTCTTTGATTGACAAGTATGTAAATTTCAAggatgaaatttttataaggaggggagaattgtcacaccccggttcttaagttattttacggttatttactttggtattattttggtcttttaccgtgttaagtaaccgtttaccaCTTAAgaaccctagagttgactttttcttctgtttggaatttgggaaaactttcttcatgaaagtcgtcgAGGATGTTATTACGAGTTCATAGACATGATATgagttaaaatcggagttagcatgaaaaagttattatttaaaagagtaaattgTGAGATGGTAAAAGGGGTAAATTTTAGTGGGTATAATTTTTTGGATTTGTGTTTTGGACCTGGTGTGAGCAGCCCACACAcattccctccctctctctctctcccttccctCTTCTCTCCCCGAGCCCGAGCCCTCTCTTTTCTGCCGGACTTCCCCAGCGTGGCCTGCCGTCGTCCCGCCAGCCACCAGCCAGCACTCCAcgccagttcggacccccgccacctcctctccctccccggcctaaggcccgagcctctaacccgtcGGAGAGGAggaaaacccgccggagatgccgggaagcttttcgccggaaatcccacctccggccgccgTAGGTCGAAATCTTTGGCTcctcttgtagccctcatcaaggtgagtattccctcaaaagaaattagtctatttcgttgttgttatagagaaatgtataatttaagtttttagggatttatagatgttttggttcgattaccctagttaggcttagaaatggactaagtgctagttatgaatgttgttgagcatgTTGAGAGAAATattctgtgaaaatttgagaagcattggcCCTTGCTGGAATctggctgccggccgccgccgccggcggGGCAGCCAGCGCCGCCGCCCCttaggggcagtttttcatgtttttgggtttattttcatgagaggagtttaatgaagtatagtttagaatttttggaggagatttgataaggtttaggatttatctATAATTAAGGATTTAGGCGGTTAGTCGAATGGAAATCTGGCAGTTAGTTTAGCAgtttttaaagtctaaaaaggttaaattatggaTTTCGGTAAATGCGGAGTAATATGAGCCTTATTAAGTAataagtggagaagttgggcaagagaaatgaaaattatagacttcctctttcttttggaaattttattaaagttgtaTCCTAGTATGGAggcttaatgattatttattattcaggacgtgaggagaatcatttggaggaagcctcgggccgtcggcaagcatagccgagcactgtgagtggacctttgattttaatatcttGCATGCGCTAAATTTATctaatttcaaaggcatttggAGATATAATATTTGGTTGGATTATCGAGTTCCATATATTTTTCCggaactctcttgctaattttagttgacacgTGGGACGTGTCAAGTGATATTTATTATTTCCAAGTACAGTTAGGAACTGTACTGTGCgctatgagtttattataatatttggggaagtgttgatcattttattttaatttggtacttcaccataaaaatGGTTGATTTATATTAATCATTGCTAGCaactttattagcggtcctcatcatatgtgagtcgctataCAGTCTTATTAACGGttttcatcatatgtgagttgagcgcttagcgtgggacgctattataacctaggaggcaaccgatcggtatatatatatatatatatatttattgttagctagccattatttagcggtcctcatcatatgagagttgagcgcttagcgtgggacgctcttatagcctgagaggctcatCGTTATGGTGAAATCTCTTCCCCAATTTTTATCGATTTATTAGGAACCAATGGGATCGGTTCATTATTTTTGGTCTTTAATTATTTTCgaaaagatttccaagaatggcatgcataaatattttctcaatggaaaatatgggaaaagcattaaattgatttcaatgctcTATCATTTAAGtccgtatttttattatttattttgtccactcactctaacgttttaaatgctttcccctgggcctttcgttttaaatgcccaatctgcagagttctgttcggcgagggtaggaggcgagtcatatttcccacctcatccagttttctctcataggttactagttaaccTACCTAGGTATTTCCTTCTTTCCAAGTAGATGCTCTGAATAACCATGGGAGGTTTTAAGTGATattaatattgtttttattgtgGTTGTGTGCTAAGAGCTTATGACTCCACTTAGGAGTGATAAAAAAGACATATTTGGTACGTTtgtatgagagattaaattcatgaaattattttgatttattatgtGAGTTGAGGTGGTGCATGTTTAttgggggagcggatggctccagaagatgtggattaaattgttttagaagtgtttggcctttgatgatttttctttcaggtagggttacccattttcaagggaggttatgccaaaattttggtagaatttcccttgaggtgggtcccgcagggtttattccggatttcaaggggaaatccggggtaggtcctgacagCGTCCTCGGTCACTTTCCCTTCCCGACGAGtctgttcttttccagttttccggcgagatcacccaaaacttcaaataaagtcgatctcgttggaaaactagaattcaaCGGACTCGctggggagggaaagtgatcggggacgctgctggaggtcgctcgggtggaggcacgccgtcatcggagccgtacggtggcaaacggagggacgtcctcACTTTAAGGGTGTTCGGACGTCCTCCTCTGAtccggactgtatatatatatatatagacacacacacacgtacACACATCTATGTAAATTAGTTATTTCTGATTAGGGCTCGGTATCTTCACATACGATATTCTcgtagaagagaagaaaactcttaagcgcgatattttatttcaactaagtttctttacttttgatatgaatatcTTTTATGGTAATTTTATGTGCCCACAAaatcttatataatttgtataaaaaaaaagatgtgtatctGTATCTAGcatttagggatgtgttaataaaatttctcaaatacTATTTACGACTGAAGTTTGTAACCACAATTCCAGTCATTCAATGGAATTTGTTTGAGAAAGTCtagattttctttcaatttttgctCAAACCACCTCTGACGTACCATTCAAAACACACTTTATGTGAAAGCTAATATGACAGAACCGTTTATAAAATTGATATGACATTGTAGCATCAGCTACCGTCTAAAGTGATACATCAGAAAGTAGTTTACTTGGCAGTATTTATGGCAAACGCTGCACTACGCGGATCGTACCGTACTCCTACCAGAGTCGTTAACGGAAGGGTAATTATGTAATCGTCACAATAACTGCCTAGTTTACTGCAAAAGCTTGGAAATTGGTTCCCAAGTAAAAGTCTGCAAGACTGCAATGGTTCTGTGGTAGGAACTTGGGAGTTTTGGAAATTGGTTGCCATGTTAACTGTGGTATCGTATTGAGATACTGAGAATGAAAGATTGGGTATTGATCTGTGATCGGGTCAATACAAACAGTGGGCATAGGCCAAATTGGAACACAACTCCACAACCTCAATCTGCTCTATCCAAGAGAATGATTGTTCGACCAATTCAAACACCATCAATCTTTTATGAGTTTGTCACAATCACATCACTCCTCCAAATCAATATTTTCAAGCCATATGTTGCCGATTTCGCATTCACCTGCGACAAGAACAAGGAGCTCATTGCTTCGTTGGAAGGCACTACTAGTTCGACGGTACTCCGACGCATCTTAGATCGACGGTACTCCGGCGCATCTTGATCGGAATCGATATCGACATCGACTTGGTTCCTCTACTGCTTGTAGAACCTGATCATCGTCTTTCTCGGTGAGACGACCTCCAACCTCGACTCCACCTCCGCCGCCATGGTTGAGAAGAACCTCTGGCTCTTGACGTGGAGAGAGAGTCAAACTACTGAAACCAGTTAGTTGTGGGTAAACTAGTTAGTTGTGGGTAACCATCAATGGTTTTACTGCTAACGTCAGTTAAGCGCGGACTTACATATATGCCCTTCGGATTTAAATTCTGTGGACAATATCGCGGCACACGTTTTGGGCCCACACTGGTGTACCGTACTGCTGGAGTAGTCCAGCGCTTCCCAGTATTTAGTTAGTTTTCCTCAATTTGCTGAACACCTTCAATTCTTCACGCCGCCTCAATTTACTTGGCAGtattttttcttattggactaatttcagtttacccccgtcaactttaggtcgatcatcatgttagtccttcttctttcaattttatcaaaaacacctctcaactcccaattttcatcagtcgcacatgtccaaacctccaatctccatccaattcttttgtcaagtgatgacttgatatcaagaagaaagtcaaattctgaaagttacctttcggaccattttcTCCTCAttgatacacatcttcgttcccatcacaaTCCCCTAACcttggtgattttggtgggattgaatgcaattagtctatttttccttttttctttcttcttaatatcaagtcatcacttgatagaggaattggatggagattggaggtttggacatgcgcggctgatgaaaattgagagttgagaggtgtttttgatgaaattgagaGAAGAAGACTAACATGATAATCGACTTAAGTTGATGGggtaaattgaaattaatccttTCTTATTTCTCTTTCTAATCCCTTAAGCAATCTTCCATTCTCTCAATGCATCCAAATTACAGTGCTTTCCCCGTTATAAACTTCTTGGTCACTTTCAGCCTTTCATCAATCATGAAATCGAACTTAATGCAAGTGATAACTATTGGAGTCTAATTTGAGATTTCTAAATGTTAAAGATGGATCGGATGATTTGGTAATATGTATCAATTTGAAGTTCATCTTTGCCTTGGTTACCGATTGGACCTTGCGACTGATCGAGGATGAACTGTATCTCATTTTAGGATAGTCATGTGAGTTTTGCAAATACCAGAAACTAAACTCACCTGACACTGAAAATTATGTCGAAGGAACATCTCTAGAACTAGAAGATTCAAAGAATGGAGTTCTAAGATGGATCTGTATATGCAGATATCATTTGTACAAAGTTTGATGTGTTGTTAGCTCTATACCTTTATCTTCCCTTCTAAACCAAACAAGTCATGGAGGCCCGTTAATACCTAAATCTTGATGCAAACACAGCACATCAGCTACGTAATATGGTAGCACTCACTTTCAAATGAACACTTCAAATGATTCCGGATGTTGCGGTACAGACTTCGGTTGCGCTGATGCTGAAGCGACGCCTTGGAGCAACTGGATGACATCAACTGTATCATCCAGATAGTATTTTGCCATGCTTGGTTTTTGACCAACAGTACAAGCAAAGACTTCAGCAATGGCTGGCATGGATGGATTTGACTCGGGATGCATGATACTCTTGAACATGTCTTCATCCGAGCGATCATCCCCTATGCATAACAAGAAATCTGGTGACCTCACCCTATTTTGCATAGTAGAAAGGAGCTCCTCCACAACTTTGCCTTTGCTCACACCCTGCAATTACAGAGACCAACTAGAATTCAATATTTCCGATTCATTCAAAGTCGAAGTGTAATTGCATTAAAGATTTTCACAAAACATGTTCTGTTTCCAATTTCCTAAACTGCTGATGATATCATGTATTTAGTAAGATGCATACCAGTGGTTTCACTTCCACAATGTGTTGGCCTCTTTTAACTACAACCGGCTCATTGACAAGTACACTCTCTAGGTGATCAAGTAGCTCCTTGGCCTGAGATGAGCCAAAATGAGGATCACCATCTTGATGATGCCAAACCAGTGCACTGTCTTTCTGTTCTATGAAAGAACCATCGGTTGCTTCTGTGTAGGACTCCATAATAGGCAGCACAATCTTCTTCCAACTGTAATCCATTGTCAAGGTGCAAGTCTCCCAAGGAGAATATTTACTCCACCTACACAAAAGGAatatcaaaattaagaaagaacAAGGGAGGTGATAAACAATTAGCAGTCAAATGCAAGCACAGAATTTCACCTAGTGAAGTAACCATGCTCTGCTGATAAACCAAGTTTCTCACACTGCGAAAACCATTTGCTGAGAGAATTCTTCCCTCTGCCACTCACAATGAAAACAATGTTTTTCGGATCACTGCATAAGCAATTCAAGACAGAAATAACTTCACTGCTTGGAGCTTTATCCACTGAAGCTTGAGGTGTCATAGTGCCATCATAGTCCAATAAGATGAGCCGGCTACTTGTATTTCTGTAGGCATAGGCAATGTGATCGACAGAAAGCTTCCTGAAGTTGAATCCCAAAGCTACAACTCTGAATCCCAAACCTAAACCGATTCCCCAGCATCTCCTCCTGTAATGCTCTCTGCAAGCTCTCTCAAGATCTTGATCAAAACTCTGAGCCCAATAAGCAACATCATGGGAGCTGATATACTTGTAATGCTTGTCATGGCGAAAATGCTTCTCTTCCTCCGACATTGTGATGGCAAAATTCATGGCACCAGAGACAGCATCAATGTTCCACGGATTTACACGGATTGCGCCACTAAGAGAAGGAGAACATCCAATAAATTCAGAGACAATGATCACACTCTTTTTCGTCACTGCTGCCTCATCAACAATCCCCAATGCCTTGTGCAAAACAGAGCTCCCCTGCCTACAAACAGAGTACGTGTAAGGCACTAAATTCATCCCATCCCTCACAGCATTAACCAAACAGCACTCCGAAATGGCATAATACGCAG
This genomic window from Fragaria vesca subsp. vesca unplaced genomic scaffold, FraVesHawaii_1.0 scf0513155, whole genome shotgun sequence contains:
- the LOC101291489 gene encoding probable alpha,alpha-trehalose-phosphate synthase [UDP-forming] 11-like: MLSRSCFDLLNLDPIDDFRAVSRIPRVMKASGFISDFENADHHGSGGSSSSSSSDNKNNNNVVSSAQQEQQRRIIVSNHLPIHAFRDAETNKWSFEYDHDSLVLQLKDGGGFPPNVEVLYVGCLKGAEIDPCDQDDVALVLLHEFHCVPCFLPTEILNKFYHGFCKHYLWPLFHYMLPMTPSHGARFDRALWQAYVSANKAFADRMIEVLNPDEDYVWIHDYHLMVLPTFLRKRYYRVKLGFFLHSPFPSSEIYRTIPVREEILRALLNCDLIGFHIFDYARHFLSCCSRMLGLHYEFKRGYMGLEYYGRIVSIKMLPVGIHMGQLQSVMSLGVTAEKVKALKEKFEGKIVILGVDDMDLFKGISLKFLAMKQLLEEHHSLRGKVVLVQITNPARSGGKDVQEVLSEMSAIAKEINKKYGQPGYQPIVVIHGPVTTQEKAAYYAISECCLVNAVRDGMNLVPYTYSVCRQGSSVLHKALGIVDEAAVTKKSVIIVSEFIGCSPSLSGAIRVNPWNIDAVSGAMNFAITMSEEEKHFRHDKHYKYISSHDVAYWAQSFDQDLERACREHYRRRCWGIGLGLGFRVVALGFNFRKLSVDHIAYAYRNTSSRLILLDYDGTMTPQASVDKAPSSEVISVLNCLCSDPKNIVFIVSGRGKNSLSKWFSQCEKLGLSAEHGYFTRWSKYSPWETCTLTMDYSWKKIVLPIMESYTEATDGSFIEQKDSALVWHHQDGDPHFGSSQAKELLDHLESVLVNEPVVVKRGQHIVEVKPLGVSKGKVVEELLSTMQNRVRSPDFLLCIGDDRSDEDMFKSIMHPESNPSMPAIAEVFACTVGQKPSMAKYYLDDTVDVIQLLQGVASASAQPKSVPQHPESFEVFI